A portion of the Stegostoma tigrinum isolate sSteTig4 chromosome 18, sSteTig4.hap1, whole genome shotgun sequence genome contains these proteins:
- the LOC125461013 gene encoding THAP domain-containing protein 5-like isoform X1, with translation MPRYCAVACCSNRSGQLSSDNQKLGFYPFPLQNKERLNKWIKNMKRDNWFPTKHQCICSEHFTADSFEWRWGIRYLKPQAIPTVFSFPNHQQKKKLCSRYIRRKNKFPKEASEANLQIFGPAARDEKPTKERLESSVPNAERNEQSKRNSEVNTASESLGNPEQPFNITSTEPFTTIKELETNQLFSDQQPIVPENVLQVEHSYCRQDTGKAQLWEKIFRLQEKIKKLQQQEQGTAAKLKKMEQLIEHLRKQDLTSEGKMKVMDNSLTTFELAVLQ, from the exons ATGCCTAGATATTGCGCGGTTGCCTGCTGCTCTAATCGAAGTGGCCAGTTGTCATCTGATAATCAGAAATTGGGCTTCTACCC gtttCCATTGCAAAACAAAGAAAGACTTAACAAATGGATCAAAAATATGAAACGTGACAACTGGTTCCCCACTAAGCATCAATGCATATGTAGTGAACATTTTACTGCAGATTCATTTGAATGGCGCTGGGGTATCCGTTATTTGAAGCCGCAAGCTATACCAACTGTGTTCTCATTTCCAAATCATCAGCAG AAGAAAAAACTGTGTTCTCGATATATTCGTAGGAAAAATAAGTTTCCAAAAGAAGCATCAGAAGcaaacctgcaaatctttggtcCTGCTGCAAGAGATGAAAAACCAACCAAAGAAAGACTAGAATCGTCAGTTCCTAATGCAGAGCGCAATGAGCAATCCAAAAGGAATTCGGAAGTTAACACTGCATCTGAGTCACTTGGAAATCCAGAACAACCTTTCAACATCACATCAACTGAACCCTTCACAACAATAAAAGAGCTTGAAACAAACCAACTGTTCAGTGATCAACAACCCATAGTCCCTGAAAATGTTCTACAAGTTGAGCATTCATATTGTAGACAGGATACTGGTAAggcccaactctgggaaaagatTTTCAGATTACAAGAGAAGATAAAAAAACTTCAGCAACAAGAGCAGGGAACTGCAGCAAAGCTTAAAAAAATGGAACAGCTGATTGAGCATCTGAGAAAACAGGATCTTACTTCCGAAGGTAAAATGAAGGTTATGGACAACTCTTTGACAACATTTGAGTTAGCAGTGTTACAATAA
- the LOC125461013 gene encoding THAP domain-containing protein 5-like isoform X2 has translation MPTLRCTGTIINYATSMTVKYVNRFPLQNKERLNKWIKNMKRDNWFPTKHQCICSEHFTADSFEWRWGIRYLKPQAIPTVFSFPNHQQKKKLCSRYIRRKNKFPKEASEANLQIFGPAARDEKPTKERLESSVPNAERNEQSKRNSEVNTASESLGNPEQPFNITSTEPFTTIKELETNQLFSDQQPIVPENVLQVEHSYCRQDTGKAQLWEKIFRLQEKIKKLQQQEQGTAAKLKKMEQLIEHLRKQDLTSEGKMKVMDNSLTTFELAVLQ, from the exons ATGCCAACTTTGCGCTGTACTGGAACAATAATAAATTACGCAACCTCAATGACTGTCAAGTATGTGAACAG gtttCCATTGCAAAACAAAGAAAGACTTAACAAATGGATCAAAAATATGAAACGTGACAACTGGTTCCCCACTAAGCATCAATGCATATGTAGTGAACATTTTACTGCAGATTCATTTGAATGGCGCTGGGGTATCCGTTATTTGAAGCCGCAAGCTATACCAACTGTGTTCTCATTTCCAAATCATCAGCAG AAGAAAAAACTGTGTTCTCGATATATTCGTAGGAAAAATAAGTTTCCAAAAGAAGCATCAGAAGcaaacctgcaaatctttggtcCTGCTGCAAGAGATGAAAAACCAACCAAAGAAAGACTAGAATCGTCAGTTCCTAATGCAGAGCGCAATGAGCAATCCAAAAGGAATTCGGAAGTTAACACTGCATCTGAGTCACTTGGAAATCCAGAACAACCTTTCAACATCACATCAACTGAACCCTTCACAACAATAAAAGAGCTTGAAACAAACCAACTGTTCAGTGATCAACAACCCATAGTCCCTGAAAATGTTCTACAAGTTGAGCATTCATATTGTAGACAGGATACTGGTAAggcccaactctgggaaaagatTTTCAGATTACAAGAGAAGATAAAAAAACTTCAGCAACAAGAGCAGGGAACTGCAGCAAAGCTTAAAAAAATGGAACAGCTGATTGAGCATCTGAGAAAACAGGATCTTACTTCCGAAGGTAAAATGAAGGTTATGGACAACTCTTTGACAACATTTGAGTTAGCAGTGTTACAATAA
- the LOC125461013 gene encoding THAP domain-containing protein 5-like isoform X3 — MKRDNWFPTKHQCICSEHFTADSFEWRWGIRYLKPQAIPTVFSFPNHQQKKKLCSRYIRRKNKFPKEASEANLQIFGPAARDEKPTKERLESSVPNAERNEQSKRNSEVNTASESLGNPEQPFNITSTEPFTTIKELETNQLFSDQQPIVPENVLQVEHSYCRQDTGKAQLWEKIFRLQEKIKKLQQQEQGTAAKLKKMEQLIEHLRKQDLTSEGKMKVMDNSLTTFELAVLQ, encoded by the exons ATGAAACGTGACAACTGGTTCCCCACTAAGCATCAATGCATATGTAGTGAACATTTTACTGCAGATTCATTTGAATGGCGCTGGGGTATCCGTTATTTGAAGCCGCAAGCTATACCAACTGTGTTCTCATTTCCAAATCATCAGCAG AAGAAAAAACTGTGTTCTCGATATATTCGTAGGAAAAATAAGTTTCCAAAAGAAGCATCAGAAGcaaacctgcaaatctttggtcCTGCTGCAAGAGATGAAAAACCAACCAAAGAAAGACTAGAATCGTCAGTTCCTAATGCAGAGCGCAATGAGCAATCCAAAAGGAATTCGGAAGTTAACACTGCATCTGAGTCACTTGGAAATCCAGAACAACCTTTCAACATCACATCAACTGAACCCTTCACAACAATAAAAGAGCTTGAAACAAACCAACTGTTCAGTGATCAACAACCCATAGTCCCTGAAAATGTTCTACAAGTTGAGCATTCATATTGTAGACAGGATACTGGTAAggcccaactctgggaaaagatTTTCAGATTACAAGAGAAGATAAAAAAACTTCAGCAACAAGAGCAGGGAACTGCAGCAAAGCTTAAAAAAATGGAACAGCTGATTGAGCATCTGAGAAAACAGGATCTTACTTCCGAAGGTAAAATGAAGGTTATGGACAACTCTTTGACAACATTTGAGTTAGCAGTGTTACAATAA